TAATAAAATACATCTCAGCAGTCTTTGTCACCAATTAAGGTAAATAATTAGCTCTCTAGCTGCTCCCACCTGGAATCTTTGCTCATcataaaaggttttttgttgGTGACCTGATAAAAAGCCTCTGCCTGCAGTATTTTTACTTCATGCAGCCTCCTTTTCTCAGGAATCAGAAGTGATTTGCAGAATAACAGGTTTAACCTGATGAATTATTCCCTTAGTTATTCCTCCTGGTTACAGCACAAactgctgtgtctttgttaaagGCATTTATCTGCATGTTGTCGGGGCAGTTCTGTGCCTCTGGGCCGTCTCCTCGCGCTGCATGCACAGCGTTGCAGCTTTAGTCATTTCCTACACTTGTATAAAGCAGCATCTAGAAGCCCCCCCACTCCCCTCCCCCTTTTACATCCAATGAGATGGTTATCAGTTCTTCCATGCCTTTTTCAGAGAATATCTTCAGGCGTTTTGTGAGTTCGGATTCATCTGCGATAAGGAGGGTATTAACCTCCTCAGTAGGTTCCCAGGTTTAAAAATCTGTTGCAGTGTGTTCTGGGGTTGGTCTGCCGGAGGTTTATGTTGAGAGCTGTGTCGCTGCCTCCTCCTCCGTGAGCTCGGAGGTTGATCCTTCTTGTGTTGGTTAGAATTCAAATCTGGTACCTGCATCTGTTGCCTGCTGAGAAAGAGGAGATGTTTCATTCTGTCTTCATGGGTTGCCTCATAATACTGTCATCTGTGTGCAGTGGGAACTTATTTCTGCATCCCTACCTTGCTGATGCTCCTCCACTGAGCCAATGTAGCAGACAGTGATGAATAAATATGTACTGGTCCTGAATACACACAAAGgaatgactttgttttgtttggatggCATGAGTCAGTTAAGTACTCAGTCTATAATAAGTAGTTCAATTATACCTCCCAGTAAGGTTAGTCatcaaaatctttgttttaaactctATATTGATTATAGAGTATAAACCATATTTCTGGTGGTTATTtagtaattttgatgattagaACTTATAGTTAATGAAATATTTGGTCTCTAACAACTTGAACAGgacataaatcaataaaaacacattttcgaTGCATAGATGTCTGCCTACCAAAAAGTAAATCTACATACAACAAGGTTTATGCATAGTACTTAATCGGGGCACTGTTTGGATAAATTGCTGGATCAGTGAAGTGTGGCATGGACTCAGCCTGTGGCATTGCTGAGGTCGTAAATAAGTCAAGGTTCTAGCCTTCAACCTGTCTGCGTTGTTTGGTAAAGTGTTTCTCTTCTTGACAATACTCGACAGATTCACTGTGGGATTcaagtaagaaaagaaaaactggccAATTGAGCACATGGTCTTTGGCAGTTGGGGGCAGATAtgaagtcctgctggaaaataaaatcgaTATCCATAAAACTTGTCTGCAGAGAGGCATTCCTTCTAAAGGTTTGTGGGAGGTGATTGCATTTCATGTCACGTAGCTCCCTAAATATTCACCAACTTTGGAAATTTTGCGATGTACCCAAAGCATCTTGGgttctgtctctctctgctcttcctctaAACTGTCCAATTCTTTATCTCCTAAGACCAGGTAAGACCTATCTTTCATTGTCTTTGGCTCAGGATTTATTTAACACAAGAAATGCAAAAGTATCAATTTATGTCTCGGACATAATCTGTGTGATGCCTCGTGAAGCTCACTCTTTAATGGGATTTGCATCACAGTCTGTTCAAGGTTGTAGTTATTACATCAGGCACATCTTCAGCGGAATAGCTGGTAAGTGAGTAATAAAGCTGTTGCTGGGCTCGGTCAAAGCCTAATCTGAATCATACTTTCTATTTGCTGAACACCTTATATTGAAAGTTTGTTCCCAATATTTATAGAAAGTATTCTATGGTATTACTTAAGATTTTGACATGTTTACTATTCAGCCAGAGGTTTCTCTTGATAGTCGCCTCTTGCTTGCTAAGATTAGGGACTGTTGCTAAGGCACCAGTTTGACTCAATTGCCTTGGTTTCCTTGGATATCTTTGTGAGTTTGGACCTAACTAGAATCTGTTTAACTGGATATAAATCAGACCTGCTTGCCTTTTAAAGTGTCTAGGCAGGATATTtattgtgaattggtgctatataaataaactgagttGTTATCGTTTTAAAATATCCTCATAGCTGTGTATTTAAGTGATGTACAATGTAGACTTACAAGTGTCTGGACCATCGACATGCGATGCAGTCGCAGGTCCCTCACAGCACCTTTGATGTCAGGTGGGATCCCTCTCATGCTCAGCTGCATCAGCCACAACAAAGTCACAAACGTCCCTGACCGGCCAATGCCTGCACTAAACCACAGAAGGCGAGCAACAAAACTGTCAGAGTGAAACATAATTGATTCCAGACCTTATATTTTTTTGAAGTAGAAGATGTTAAATCCAGAAATCACACCTGCAGTGCACCACAGCTGGCCCCAGACAGGGTAGAGCCTCCAAATGTTGCCGCACATGCTCAGTGaatacacacagagaaaatggGTTTGGGACTTTCTGGTCCGGCCAGGACGGGTAGTAGTAATGTGTGATTATCCTGTCGTTTGGCAGGTccctctgaaaaacaaacatttgttctgcctaTAAAGTAAAAGGAAGTGTGAAAAGGAAGAGCAGATATTTGTCTTACCTGTCGCAGGTTAATGGTAGTAACAAAATAATCTGGACCCTGTTTCCGAGTCACTGTTGTTATTTGGAAGAGCCCATGATAAACAGTCCCTTCTTCCAGAGACCAGTACTTTTCACACAGTACCTGTACACACACAGGAGGCGCAGTCAATCATGTAGCACAGTTGGAGCAAAAATTATGTGCACCCTTTTAAAGGTTCAATGGTCTTTTGCATCAGGAAGGAAATTTTAGAGCCAAAAAACAGGAACATAACTCAATGAACCAAGTAGATTATTCAGTTAACAAGTTTAGAATAACAAGTTTACTTTAGTCTTTaggtttaaaacatttttcttcagagattcagtttttaaagaaacttacAGTAAGTTAAAAAAGTacagtttgcaaaaaataaaaagcaaaaaaaacttaaacattcCTTACTATGTGTCATTGTTTATGGAAATGTTATGTATTGCATGAAATGTCTgggaagcattttttaaaattacatttacattttaaaacattcagttcTTTTGCCCAAaattattaattacatttcttattCTTATTGATTTAAGATCCACACACAACTTCAGAGTTGCAGGTTGCAGACTAGTGCTTCAGTTTCCATGCtacatgttaatgttaataaagataaaattgGAAACAGACAAGTATGGCTTGCTTAGAATAGTTGCCAAGAGGAAAACTCTTCcatgtaaaaatgaatttgGCTCAAGTTTAAAACTAAGCCTAGTATAAAAGTACAGCTTAAACCTGGAACGCACACGTGAGGGGTGATGATTTGGTCTTGTTTTGTACCCACAGGCGTGGGCTGGGTGCTTTGAGTTGGCCATGATCTCCTCTGTATACCAAATATGTGGTAGAGTCAAATCTGACTGATAACTAGAGCTTTCCTCAAACTGACAATCATTTCAAAGACGGCAGCAAATCTACACCAGAATAACTAAAATAGAACAGCATCAAGATGAGAAAGACTGAGACTAAATATGTCTTAAATAAAACACCAATTTCAAGTCATTGGTGCACAGGCTATTGCATTAAGGGACAGTTTTTAACACAGCCTTTGAATTTTGCCTTTATTTAGTCATTAACAGAGTACAGTACATGTTTGGTTTAAATGAGATTTAAGTAATTTGAGGAGCACAAACAGTGTTATGAACtgatttgtaatatttttaaggTGCAAACGGTGTTCCTTTTTTTGCCTAGGATGGTCAaaattgaatacatttattcagatttataaaaagcctaaaacaaataatgtggatcacagatttttttgtctggGTCTTTCTTTTGCTCCTTCATATATGCAGGATTTGCAATTATGATGATGGTTCAACTTGTTAGCCTAATGTGAATGGGTGGATTGAGTTAGGATAGAGGCAGGCAATCAGAAAACACAAGCGAGTGTTTCCTGAAGTGATGCTGCTGCTAAAAGAAACTTATCAGACCCTCCTTGTTTGTCCTGATACATAATTGCTTCCCCCAACAGACTGTTTCAAGTTTGAGTTTCTGCTAAAATAACTAAGaccatgtttttgttgatttcttttttgtttttgacaaacaaactggggttttgcttatgtttttgaatttgggCATGGCTAAGTTAACCAGTTAACATGTCCCTGAGGTAGAAGCAAACAAGCATCTCACTGTGTTCTTTTCTCTGAGAGCGGTCACCATGATGATTATCCTGACGTTTTGCTCCCAGACCATCCTCCAGAAGTCGGCTAAAGTGTTGGATATTGGACCTTGGGTGCAGATGAAATCCCTTTCTGATCCACCACCCTAAATGCAGACAAACAGATACATAAAGTGATGATGGGACCCCAGTGAAGATGAAGATGTGGGAAAAGTgacacaaactaaaacaaagaatgagaaagagagagagagagctcttACAGGGACAAAATTTGCATTGATGTAATCAGAATTTGGGTTCTGGTTTTGAACTGAAAGCCTCACCCGACAGTGATCATCTGCAATAagatggaacaaaaaaaaaaacatgtcaaatattTACCGACACGCTTATCGTAATTCGAAGTAACGTCAGATGCTGTCCACTCACATGGCAAAATGCAATggtatctgtttttttctctgttggcCTCCAAGCTGCCGGCTCTACTGGGGAGATCTTTCCCAACATCATTCAGCTCCTGCTGAGAGTCAGCACCATAGAAACAGTTAATGCACACTTTATAAAACATAACTCTGATGTAAGTGTCGTTTATCTTTGTAGTAGTTACCCTAAAGGCCTGTTTAAAGCCTCGGTTGTTATTGGACGCCAGTTTGCTGCATTGGAAATTAAAGTCCTGCAGAATCTGTGATCTTGAGAAAGTCTCCATCct
The genomic region above belongs to Xiphophorus maculatus strain JP 163 A chromosome 1, X_maculatus-5.0-male, whole genome shotgun sequence and contains:
- the LOC111609464 gene encoding receptor-type tyrosine-protein phosphatase V-like isoform X2; translated protein: MRMETFSRSQILQDFNFQCSKLASNNNRGFKQAFRELNDVGKDLPSRAGSLEANREKNRYHCILPYDHCRVRLSVQNQNPNSDYINANFVPGGGSERDFICTQGPISNTLADFWRMVWEQNVRIIIMVTALREKNTVLCEKYWSLEEGTVYHGLFQITTVTRKQGPDYFVTTINLRQRDLPNDRIITHYYYPSWPDQKVPNPFSLCVFTEHVRQHLEALPCLGPAVVHCSAGIGRSGTFVTLLWLMQLSMRGIPPDIKGAVRDLRLHRMSMVQTLDQYIFIHHCLLHWLSGGASASRQQMQVPDLNSNQHKKDQPPSSRRRRQRHSSQHKPPADQPQNTLQQIFKPGNLLRRLIPSLSQMNPNSQNA
- the LOC111609464 gene encoding receptor-type tyrosine-protein phosphatase V-like isoform X3, whose protein sequence is MRMETFSRSQILQDFNFQCSKLASNNNRGFKQAFRQELNDVGKDLPSRAGSLEANREKNRYHCILPYDHCRVRLSVQNQNPNSDYINANFVPGGGSERDFICTQGPISNTLADFWRMVWEQNVRIIIMVTALREKNTVLCEKYWSLEEGTVYHGLFQITTVTRKQGPDYFVTTINLRQRDLPNDRIITHYYYPSWPDQKVPNPFSLCVFTEHVRQHLEALPCLGPAVVHCSAGIGRSGTFVTLLWLMQLSMRGIPPDIKGAVRDLRLHRMSMVQTLDQYIFIHHCLLHWLSGGASARQQMQVPDLNSNQHKKDQPPSSRRRRQRHSSQHKPPADQPQNTLQQIFKPGNLLRRLIPSLSQMNPNSQNA
- the LOC111609464 gene encoding receptor-type tyrosine-protein phosphatase V-like isoform X1 — protein: MRMETFSRSQILQDFNFQCSKLASNNNRGFKQAFRQELNDVGKDLPSRAGSLEANREKNRYHCILPYDHCRVRLSVQNQNPNSDYINANFVPGGGSERDFICTQGPISNTLADFWRMVWEQNVRIIIMVTALREKNTVLCEKYWSLEEGTVYHGLFQITTVTRKQGPDYFVTTINLRQRDLPNDRIITHYYYPSWPDQKVPNPFSLCVFTEHVRQHLEALPCLGPAVVHCSAGIGRSGTFVTLLWLMQLSMRGIPPDIKGAVRDLRLHRMSMVQTLDQYIFIHHCLLHWLSGGASASRQQMQVPDLNSNQHKKDQPPSSRRRRQRHSSQHKPPADQPQNTLQQIFKPGNLLRRLIPSLSQMNPNSQNA